The window TCGAACCAGCGCCTGAAGCCGTGCACCTGATCTCCGAGGCCGAGCGCCTGGCTTACGCCGACCGCGCGCTGTACGTGGCCGACGCAGACTTCGTGCCTGTGCCCGTCAAAGGTCTGGTGGCCCCTGCGTATCTGGCCGACCGCGCGGCCCTGATCGGCGATCGCAGCATGGGCACCGCCAAACCCGGCACCCCGCCAGGCATTCAGGTCGCCTACGCACCGGACCGCTCGCCGCTGCGCATCTCCACCTCGCAAGTGGTGGCGGTGGATGACGAAGGCGGCGCCGTGTCCATGACCACCACCGTGGAGTCCGCGTTTGGCTCGCACCTGATGGTCCAGGGTTTCCTGCTGAACAACCAGATGACCGACTTCTCCTTCATCCCCGAAGAGAATGGCCAGAAGGTTGCCAACCGCGTCGAACCCGGCAAACGCCCCCGCTCGTCCATGGCTCCGACCCTGATTTTCGACCGTCAGAGCGGCGAATTCCTCGCCACCATCGGCTCCCCCGGCGGCTCGCAGATCATCGAATACGTCGCCAAATCCACCATCGGCCTGCTCGACTGGAACCTCGACCCACAAACCGCCATCAGCCTGCCCAACTTCGGCAGCCGCAACGGCCCGACCGAACTGGAACAGGGGCAGTTCAGCCCGGCGCTGATTCAGACGCTGAAAGACAAAGGCCACAGCGTGAACGAGATCGACATGACCAGCGGGACCCAGGCGATTGTCCGGGTCAAGGATGCGCAAGGGAAAACGTCGCTGGCGGGCGGGGCCGATCCGCGGCGTGAGGGGGCGGCGTTGGGGGATTGAGTCTTACGTGGTAAATGAGCAAGGGCTTACCGGGAGGTAGGCCCTTTTTTACGCCTGATAAACCTGATTCAGCCTAGCGAGAGATCTTCAGCGCCTGTCGCGCCTGATGCTTCTCCAGCGCCAGGTCGATCAAACGGCTGACCAACTCGCTGTACGTCATACCGGCGGCCTGCCATAGCTTGGGGTACATGCTGATGCGGGTAAAGCCGGGCAACGAGTTGATCTCGTTGATCAGCACTTCGCCGCTGTCGGTCAGGAACACGTCGACCCGCGCCAGCCCGGAACAACCCAACACCTGGAATGCCTCGACGGCCAGGGCACGGATGCGTTCACTGGCTTCGATGCTGATGTTTGCCGGCACCACCACTTCCGCCGCTTGAGCGTCAATGTATTTGCTGTCGTAGGAATAGAATCCGCTGCGCACCACGATTTCGCCGCAACCGCTGGCGATGGCGTCATCGTTGCCGAGTACCGCGCACTCAATTTCGCGACCACGGACGGCGGATTCGACCAGTACTTTCTCATCGAAACCCAAGGCCAGCTCCACTGCTGCCGCGTACTCGATTTCGTCATTCACCTTGCTGACGCCCACGGAAGATCCCTGGTTCGCCGGTTTGACGAACAGCGGCAAGCCGAGTTTGCCTTGCACCTCGGCGAACCCGGTGCGCGCTGCGGTGGCGCGGGTCAGGGTGACGAACGGCGTGACCGCCAACCCGGCGTCACGCAGCAGGCGCTTGCTGATGTCCTTGTCCATGCAGACGGCCGAACCAAGCACATCGGAGCCGACAAACGGCAGATCGGCCATGCGCAGCAAGCCTTGCAGGCAACCGTCTTCGCCCAGGGTGCCGTGGACGATCGGGAAGATCACATCGACGTGTCCCAGCATTTCCTGACTGGAGGTTTCCACCAATTGTTGACTGGCCTTGCCCGGCACGACGGCCAGTTCGCGGTTGGATTGGTTGAGGGCGATCAGCGCCGGGTTTTCCTGGTTGAGCAGGAAATTCGAAGGGTCATTCAGGTGCCAGTGACCTTGCTTGTCGATGCCGATCAGCACCGGCTCGAAGCGCGAACGGTCCAGCGCATCGACGATGTTTTTCGCCGATTGCAGCGACACTTCGTGTTCAGCCGAACGGCCGCCAAAAATAATACCTACCCGCAGTTTGCTCATTCAGAACTCCTCAACGATTGGCCCTGGCGTCACCACCGCAACCGCCCATAACAGCGCCAATGAAAACAACGGGGCAGCGTAGCTCAGGTGGGATATTTCCATGATGTGGGGCGCCTTCGTGACTTAAAAACATGCAACACCTTGCAACATTAGTCGGGGATTTTCTACCGGCCGGGGTGATTCGATCGGCAGCAGACAGGCGGTTGGTGAGTGGGGTAACGTGTTCAGCATCGAGTTCAAGGCAACACCACCATGGCCAAGCACACGCCTCCCATCGATTGGTTCCACCGCGCGCCGGACGTTGGCGGGCTTCAGCGTTTCGAGGCGTTTTTTGCCGGACACGGCTACGACCTTCACCGTCACGATACCTACGCCATCGGCCATACCCTGGCCGGCGTGCAGAGTTTTCAGTACCGCGGCGGCTGGCGCCACAGTCTGCCGGGCGGGACCATGGTGCTGCACCCGGACGAAGTTCACGATGGCGAAGCCGGCACCGAGACCGGGTTCCAATATCGAATGATGTACATCGAGCCGGCGCTGATCCAGCAGATGCTCGGCGGCCAGCCGTTGCCGTTTATCAAGACCGGCCTGTCGGCCGATCCACGTTTGTTCGCCGCCACCGCCGTGCTGCTGCGAAGCCTCGATTGTCCCCTCGATCCTCTGGAAGAGCAGGATGCGCTGTTCGATCTGGCCCAAGCCTTGAACAGTGTTTCCGGCGTGCCTGCCACACGCCAGAGCTTCGACTACGTGGCCGCCGAACGCGCGCGCGAATTCATCCACAGCGCACTGGATCGCACCGTGACGCTGGAAGAACTGGCGCAACACAGTGGTCGCGATCGCTGGAGCCTGTCGCGGGATTTTCGCCTGTTGTTCGGCACCAGCCCTTATCGATACCTGACCATGCGCCGCCTCGACCTGGTCCGCTCGCTGTTGATCCAGGGCCAGTCACTGGTCAGCGCCGCGCTGATCGCCGGCTTCACCGATCAGAGCCACATGACCCGGCAATTCAGCAAAACCTACGGCTTGTCGCCGGCACGCTGGATGAAAATGCACCGCCGCTGAGCCACGCACAATCGTTCAAGAAGCTCACCGATACGCCGGCTATCGTGGATGCACGATCAAACCACGAGAGCTGCTGCATGAACGCTTACGAAAGCCTTAATTTCGCTGAGAAAATTTCCAGGATCGGGCCGTACTGGACGCCCAGGGTCATCGCCGAAATGAACGACTACCAGTTCAAGGTGGTGAAGCTGCTGGGGGATTTCATCTGGCACGATCACCAGGATACCGACGAAACCTTCATCGTCCTCGAAGGACAATTGCGGATCGACTTTCGCGATGGCCACGTGCTGGTGAACGCCGGCGAAATGTATGTGGTGTCAAAAGGTGTCGAGCACAAACCGTTCGCCGAGCAGGAGGTGAAACTCCTGCTGATCGAGCCCAAGGGTGTGCTGAACACCGGGAGCGAAGGTGGCGAGCGCACTGCGCAAAATGACGTTTGGGTGTGAAAGGCAGGCGGCTTACGGCGGCAAGGTTTTGCCGTCCGCTGGATCGCCGATTTTCAGGAAGTGCCGGCCCGCCCCATGGTGCAAGGTGCAAGGTGCGCAATGCATCTTGCCCTTCGAAGCGCCAGCGACCGTCACTGAACACTCGCTCGTCTGCCTGTGCGGGAATCACCTCAGCCAGAAACAGATCGTATTGCTGGTGCGATTCACGCCGCGATGGCAGGCATCAAGTCGCTAGCTGATTGGCAAACTGCCCGACCGCGTTCACCACTTTCTGAGCACCGTCCTGAATCTCGACAATCACCGTCCCCGCCTCTGCCGCCAGCGCCAGCCCCTGTTCAGCCTGGAGTTTGCCCTCGGTCATCAGCGCCACGGCGTTGCGCGCCATGTCCTGGTTCTGCCGCACCACGCCGACAATCTCATCGGTTGCCTGGCTGGTGCGCGAAGCCAATTGCCGGACCTCATCCGCCACCACCGCGAAACCACGCCCCTGTTCCCCGGCCCGAGCCGCTTCGATGGCCGCGTTGAGCGCCAGCAGGTTGGTCTGTTCGGCAATCCCGCTGATGGTTTTGACAATGGTGCCGATCACCAGCGACTGCTCGTTCAGCGCTTCGATGCCTTCCCCGGCGGTTTGCATGTGCGAAGCAAGGTCACGCATCACGTTGACCGCCTGAGTCACCACCGCACTCCCGCGCTGCGCGCTGCTGTCGGTTTGCTGCGAGGTGCTATAGGCAATGTTGGCGGCGTCGGCGACGGCTTGCTCCTGATTGACTTGATCGGTAATCACCGTGGCGAATTTCACCACTTTGTAGAGTTTGTTATTGGCATCGACCACCGGGTTGTAGGAAGCCTCCAGCCAGACCACGCGACCGTGGCTGTCGATGCGCTTGAAACGGGCAGCGACGAACTCCCCTGCGTTCAAGCGGCGCCAGAAATCCTGGTACGCGGTGCTGTTGTAATCCTCGGGTTCGCAGAACATGCGGTGATGTTTGCCCTGGATTTGCGCCAGGCTGTAACCCATGCCGCTGAGGAACCGTTCGTTGGCCGCCAGCACGTTGCCATTGAGGTCAAACTCGATCACTGCCGTGGAGCGCACAAGCGCGCCGATCAGGTTCTCATGCTCACGAGACGCCTCGATGGTGCGGGTCAGGTCACTGGAGTAAATCGAGAAGTGCTTGATCCGGCCCTCCGCGGACCGAACCGGCTGCACGATCGAGCGCAGCCAGGCTTCCTGGCCATTGCCGCGCAACAAACGCACCGTGCCGGCAAAGTGCTCGCCACGGGTCAGTGCGACCTTGAAGCGCTTGTGGAATTCGTCCGACTTCACATGGGCCGGGACGATGTCTTCGATGTGTCGCCCTATCAGGTCGTTGCTTTTGTAAAGCATCTCGCCGATGAAGTTCTGGTTGACCGATTGAATCCGCCCATCGGCATCGAGGGTCAGGACCAGCATCTCGCTTTCCAGGCTTTCCTTCACTTGCTGGAGGCTGGAGAGTTCTTCGCGAAGAGCCGACAGCTCCTGCTTCAAGCGTTTGTTGAACATGGGATACACCGATGGACAGGGAAAGAAAGCGGCATGCAGCCTAGCCATCGGCCTAAAGGATATTTTCTGAAGAGTGTTTCAGGGTTGTCCTACAAAAATAGTTGCGGTGTGCTCATCTGATCAACTGACACGGTTTAGCCGTGCCATCACGTCTTCCATCTTCGGCCGTCGCGCCGCCCATTCCTGTCGCGTAATGCCCAGCATCACCACATCGACTCTGACGTTGTCCTTGATGATGTTCTGCCGTCGCACGCCTTCAACGGAAAAGCCGAACTTCTGGTGCAGGCTGATCACCGCCGGGTTGCTCTGTAACACCTCACAGTTGAGCTTTTCCAGACCTGCCACACCAAACGCGTGGTCCAGAAGCCAGAACTCCAATCGACTGCCCAGCCCTTGTCCCTGCAGATCGCTATCGAGATAAAAAGCCCAGTCAGCCGTTTTGTGCAATGTGCTGATCGCGTTCAGCGACACCACGCCACGGGCTGCGCCGTCGAGCATGAGTACGAACACCGATTGACGGAGATTGTCCGTTAACGAGTCAAGCCAGGCAGCATGCTCGGCCTCGGATATCTCATGATCGGTGTACATGTATTGGCGAACATCAGGCTGATTGCGCAAATCGCGCACCCGCGACTGAACCTGACGGGACACTTCAAGGATGGGTACCAATTGCACTGATGCTGCTCCTTTGCATTGTGTTGCTTTTGTACATCGCAGGACCCCTTCAACAGTCACTAAACGCAGGAAGCCGCGCTGCGACTTCCGACATTAGGCATCCGCGTCCCGAAATACGCGGCACAGCTCACACCCACTGCCCCCATCACCGCGCAGAAGATCACGCAGATCCATGGGCTCCACGGCATCAGACCGATCAGCAACAACGGTGTGATACTTGCCCAGACGGCGTAGGCAATGTTGTAGGTGAAGGAAATCCCCGAGACACGAATCCGCGCCGGGAACAGGCTGACCATCACCGACGGCACCGCGCCGACCACTCCGCAACCAAGGCCGGCCACCGCGTACGCCAGACCGATCCAGCCGCCTCCGATGATCAGGCAGGTATAGAGCACGCCGATACCCAAAGGCAGCAGCAAGCTATAGAGCATCACGGTGCGCCAGGCGCCAATGCGGTCGACCAGCAGCCCGGCAAGTACACAGCCGATATTCAGAAAGACAATGCCCAAGGCACTCAGGGCGAAGGTGTGGCTGGCGGTCATACCGAAGGTTTTCTGCATCATGGTTGGGGTGATCACCACGAACACCACCACTGCCGAGGTCAGTACGCAGGTGAGGATCATCGCCGGCAGCATGGCCAGGCGGTGTTCACGCAAGACCGTGCGCAGCGGCAGTTCGACGGCCGCATCACGTTGGGCCTGCATGGCCATGAACACCGGGGTTTCGCTGAGCCAGCGGCGTAGCCAGACGCCAATCACGCCGAACACACCGCCCAGCAGGAACGGGTAACGCCAAGCGTAATCAAGGATTTCCGCCGGGGTGAATGCCTGTGCCAGAAAGGTCGCCGTCAGTGCACCGATCAGGTAGCCAAACGTCAACCCGGCCTGCAGGAAACCGAGGGCATAGCCGCGGTGCCCGACCGGCGCATGCTCGGCGACGAACACCCAGGCGCTCGGCACTTCGCCACCCACCGCCGCGCCCTGGAGAATTCGCAGCGCCAACAGCAGCAGCGGGGCGAAATAACCGATTTGCGCGTAGGTCGGCATGATGCCGATCAGCAGGCACGGCAGCGCCATCATCAGGATGCTCAGGCTGAAGACCTTCTTGCGGCCCAGTCGATCGGCGAAATGCGCCATCAGAATCCCGCCCAATGGCCGCGCCAGATAACCGGTCGCGAAGATCCCGAAGCTTTGCAGCAGTCGCAGCCACTCAGGCATTTCCGGCGGGAAGAACAGCTGGCTGAGGGTCAGGGCGAAAAATACGAAAATGATGAAATCGTAGATTTCCAGCGCACCGCCAAGGGCCGCAAGGCCGAGGGTCTTGTAATCCGAGCGGGTGAACGGCGCCGGATGCGAGTGAGTGTTGGCAGTCATGAAAAGGACTCTGGCATAGGCAAAAACCGAGGCGCCCATGGTCTACGCAAACGCGCCAACGGACAACCCATTAGGCCAAAGTCCTGGATGCGTAAAACTTCGGACAAACGCCTGGATTTATCCTACAGACAGCTTCGATTGCGCCTGACATGAAACCCGGAGAGGTCTTATCTCCAACCTATAAATTGCTGAGTAGACTCCGACAGCTCACACACTTTTTAAAGCAAGACAGCACTGACCAAGGATGAACCAACACATGTCTTTAATTTCGAAAACGCTGGAAGAGATGATTAACGAGATTTACCAGGACGGTAGGGTTTCAGTCGTTGAGTATAAAAAGCTGCGTGATGACGCAGATCGCCGTATGGACGCTGTCGTCCGCGAGTTCGGCCAGCACAACAATTTGACCGCCCTTCAAAAAGCGATGGATGTAGTCATGCAATTGACGCAAACGTCCATCATCGATGCCAAAAAAGCCAAACTGACCGATACAGGAGAGGCCATCGTCAAGGATGCCGTATTGGCCCAGGTCGAGTACTTGCGCGCCGGTACTCACCTGGCACTAAAGCTGTTGTAACGCATCAATCTCCATCCGGCCCATAGACATCAAGCCCGGGCCGGACTCCATAACCGAGGGTTCCTGGCATCCAACTGCAGGTCTTACGCAAAAAAACTACTCGCAACCACTATTCTGTGTAACGCCGCTGATCCAGTATGGCGCGTACCCCAATCAACGGGACCACGCTGAAAAGGATCTGAGCATGTTCAAATTCGCAGCACTCACCCTCGCGGCCCTCACCCTGAGTGCCGCCGCCCATGCCGATATCGGCCTGAAGCTAGGCAGTACCGAACGCGTCACCCGCCTCTTCGCTTACCCCAACAACTGCAACGTGATCTGCTTTCGCAACTGGACGCTGGAGCAAACGGTCGAGCATTACCTGACCCAAAGCGTGCAGCGCGATGGTTACAGCGCGGCGAAAGTGCTGGTCAAAACCGATAATAATCAGCTCTACGCCGAAATCACCGGGGTACCCCGCAGCTATGAAAAACCGCTGGCGGCGTTACTCGATGCCGGTGATCTGGCCTATACCGGCGCCAGCAAGCTGAATGCCGATGGCAAGTGGGCTTACAGCTGGTATCTGTTCCTGCCACTGGGCATGGCCCTGGAAAACCGCAAAAGCATTGAACTGCTGCACTTCCCACCCGACTATTCGCTGACCCAGGCTCAGGATTACCTGCGATCCGCCACCACCGATCGCTGGGCCACACTGTTGACTGTCAACGGAATTCCGGCCGACCAGACGCCGGGCTACCAGACCATCATCGACATTGCACCGATTGCCGCGCCATCCAACGCCGGCAAGGATCTGGAAGGCGTCTACGACTACTTCAAGGACTACCAGACCACCATGGTCAAGCAACTCAGCCAGAACGCCAGTGGTGCGGCGTTGCCGATGGTCGCCTTCGGCGCGCCGGTGCGTAACTGGATCAAGCAGCAATACGGGCCGACCGTGAACGTGCTGGGCCTGGTCAGCATCAGTCCGAGCGACGGGGTGAAAGTGCCCGTTCTGGGTTCCAACCACCCAAGCTATATTTGGTACGCCGCCGACCCGGAAAGCTATACCGGCAAAGATGCCCAGGCCAAGGCCGACACGGCGGGCCTTAAAGTCATGGGCCAGGATTTGAGTGCCGCGTGCTGGCAGGCCGCGATGGGCCGCCAACCGGACACTAATCCCGACATTGAACTGAGAAGTTGCACCCAAACCTGGCAAGTGGCCCAGGCAGAAAAAACCTGCGAGCTTTTCTACACCTCGATTCGCAACCTGTCGCCCGACAAAGCCGTGGCCAAGTGCGCAACGGCGCCGATCAAATCTCAGCTCAAACAGCTGAAAGCACCGGTCCCCGAAACCGCGATCCCTGCCCCGGCGCTATAAAACGATGAACGGCGGTTCTACTGTCAGTTATGACAGTAGACCCGCCGTTTCATTTGCGAGAGGCTTGAATCGCACCCATGTGCTGCAGGGCTGACAGGATCGTCAGCTGATGGAGAGTTCGCAGCACCCAGCCGACAAGGATCGTTATGAAAACCCACGCCGCGCACGACACGCTTGCACAACCACCCGATGGGATTTATCCATTTGCGGAGCTGCCCGTTCGCCTTGGATTCCCCTCCAGGGCCGACTTCGAGATTATCGACAACACCCACGGATCGGCGGCAGCCGTCGCAGTGCTTCGGGACTTTCCACGCATCAGCCGAATTTGTCGGGCGTCGGGGCACCTGCTGCCGTATCGCTGTCGGCATACCCGGCAACTGGCTCATGGCATCCATGTCTATGACCCGCGCTTCTGCGGGCTGCTGCGACACTCCTGCGACCCAAACGTATTTCTCGACATGAGCGAGCTATGGTTGTGGGCGCTGAAGGACATCAAAAAAGGCGATCGACTGACGATGGACTACGCCTCTACCGAAGACAAACTCATGCGTCAGTTCGCCTGCCAGTGCGGCTCATTCGACTGCCGTGGCTGGATCACCGGCTACGATGAATCGCCGAACGCCGACGGCCAGTTGTTTCTTCAACACTGGCGCCGGCGAAGTCCATGCTGAAGGGTCGTTACAACGCCTCGACCGGACGCAGACGGTATTGCGGCGGCAATTGCTCGAAACCGCTGATGGTGGCGTTCAGGCTTTTCCAGCGACCGTCCTTGATGCCATAGATGCAGCCGTGAATCGACAGGCTCTGCCCGCGATGCCAGGCATTTTGCACAATGCTGGTGTGCCCGACGTTGGCCACTTGCTGGATGACGTTGTATTCGCAGAGGCGGTCGACCCGCTCTTCTTCAGTGGGCAACTTGGCGAGCTCCTCGCGTTTCTCATAATAGAGATCGCGAATCGAGCGCAGCCAGCCGTCGATCAGGCCCAGCTGACGGTCCTGCATTGAGGCGCGCACACCGCCGCAGCCATAGTGG of the Pseudomonas frederiksbergensis genome contains:
- the ddlA gene encoding D-alanine--D-alanine ligase, coding for MSKLRVGIIFGGRSAEHEVSLQSAKNIVDALDRSRFEPVLIGIDKQGHWHLNDPSNFLLNQENPALIALNQSNRELAVVPGKASQQLVETSSQEMLGHVDVIFPIVHGTLGEDGCLQGLLRMADLPFVGSDVLGSAVCMDKDISKRLLRDAGLAVTPFVTLTRATAARTGFAEVQGKLGLPLFVKPANQGSSVGVSKVNDEIEYAAAVELALGFDEKVLVESAVRGREIECAVLGNDDAIASGCGEIVVRSGFYSYDSKYIDAQAAEVVVPANISIEASERIRALAVEAFQVLGCSGLARVDVFLTDSGEVLINEINSLPGFTRISMYPKLWQAAGMTYSELVSRLIDLALEKHQARQALKISR
- a CDS encoding methyl-accepting chemotaxis protein; protein product: MITDQVNQEQAVADAANIAYSTSQQTDSSAQRGSAVVTQAVNVMRDLASHMQTAGEGIEALNEQSLVIGTIVKTISGIAEQTNLLALNAAIEAARAGEQGRGFAVVADEVRQLASRTSQATDEIVGVVRQNQDMARNAVALMTEGKLQAEQGLALAAEAGTVIVEIQDGAQKVVNAVGQFANQLAT
- a CDS encoding cupin domain-containing protein; its protein translation is MNAYESLNFAEKISRIGPYWTPRVIAEMNDYQFKVVKLLGDFIWHDHQDTDETFIVLEGQLRIDFRDGHVLVNAGEMYVVSKGVEHKPFAEQEVKLLLIEPKGVLNTGSEGGERTAQNDVWV
- a CDS encoding SET domain-containing protein-lysine N-methyltransferase — protein: MKTHAAHDTLAQPPDGIYPFAELPVRLGFPSRADFEIIDNTHGSAAAVAVLRDFPRISRICRASGHLLPYRCRHTRQLAHGIHVYDPRFCGLLRHSCDPNVFLDMSELWLWALKDIKKGDRLTMDYASTEDKLMRQFACQCGSFDCRGWITGYDESPNADGQLFLQHWRRRSPC
- the pseH gene encoding UDP-4-amino-4,6-dideoxy-N-acetyl-beta-L-altrosamine N-acetyltransferase, with the translated sequence MQLVPILEVSRQVQSRVRDLRNQPDVRQYMYTDHEISEAEHAAWLDSLTDNLRQSVFVLMLDGAARGVVSLNAISTLHKTADWAFYLDSDLQGQGLGSRLEFWLLDHAFGVAGLEKLNCEVLQSNPAVISLHQKFGFSVEGVRRQNIIKDNVRVDVVMLGITRQEWAARRPKMEDVMARLNRVS
- a CDS encoding MFS transporter, whose translation is MTANTHSHPAPFTRSDYKTLGLAALGGALEIYDFIIFVFFALTLSQLFFPPEMPEWLRLLQSFGIFATGYLARPLGGILMAHFADRLGRKKVFSLSILMMALPCLLIGIMPTYAQIGYFAPLLLLALRILQGAAVGGEVPSAWVFVAEHAPVGHRGYALGFLQAGLTFGYLIGALTATFLAQAFTPAEILDYAWRYPFLLGGVFGVIGVWLRRWLSETPVFMAMQAQRDAAVELPLRTVLREHRLAMLPAMILTCVLTSAVVVFVVITPTMMQKTFGMTASHTFALSALGIVFLNIGCVLAGLLVDRIGAWRTVMLYSLLLPLGIGVLYTCLIIGGGWIGLAYAVAGLGCGVVGAVPSVMVSLFPARIRVSGISFTYNIAYAVWASITPLLLIGLMPWSPWICVIFCAVMGAVGVSCAAYFGTRMPNVGSRSAASCV
- a CDS encoding AraC family transcriptional regulator; translation: MAKHTPPIDWFHRAPDVGGLQRFEAFFAGHGYDLHRHDTYAIGHTLAGVQSFQYRGGWRHSLPGGTMVLHPDEVHDGEAGTETGFQYRMMYIEPALIQQMLGGQPLPFIKTGLSADPRLFAATAVLLRSLDCPLDPLEEQDALFDLAQALNSVSGVPATRQSFDYVAAERAREFIHSALDRTVTLEELAQHSGRDRWSLSRDFRLLFGTSPYRYLTMRRLDLVRSLLIQGQSLVSAALIAGFTDQSHMTRQFSKTYGLSPARWMKMHRR
- the can gene encoding carbonate dehydratase, producing MNELQDLIDNNERWADAITKEDPDFFAKLARQQTPEYLWIGCSDARVPANEIVGMLPGDLFVHRNVANVVLHTDLNCLSVIQYAVDVLKVKHILVTGHYGCGGVRASMQDRQLGLIDGWLRSIRDLYYEKREELAKLPTEEERVDRLCEYNVIQQVANVGHTSIVQNAWHRGQSLSIHGCIYGIKDGRWKSLNATISGFEQLPPQYRLRPVEAL